In the Desulfosporosinus acidiphilus SJ4 genome, GCTATTGATGTTCAGCGGGGGATAATGGGAGAAATAGCCGCTTCCATTAATCAATTGGCTGCCAACTTAAGAGAGACACGCAGCCACAGAGATGCTTTACTCGAGAGCAGTCCGAATGGTATCATTACGGTTGATAAAATAGGTAAGATTATACTCTTTAATCCTGCGGCCTCAATCCTGACGGGGATTCCGCCGGGAAAAGCCTTAGGTACAAATTATCAGGAGATTGGACTGCCTCCCGCTTTAATCCGCCATTTAGAAGATGCCTTAACCAGGCAGTCTTCAGACATGACTAAGGAAGAAATCTTTTCTCGGCCTGATGGGAATTCCATAGCCGTGGCTATCTCAATCTCAAGACTGCATGATGATGAGGAGATCGTTGGCGCTTTAGCTATGATTTTCGATTTACGTGAGAAGCGCCTGCTGGAGGCCAAGGTCCTGCGCGCTAACCGACTTGCGGGTTTGGGGGAATTAGCGGCAGGTATTGCTCACGAAATCCGCAATCCGTTCACGGCAGTCAAAGGATACTCACAGGTTTTAGAGGATGAGTTGGATATTGATGACCCGAGGCGTGAATACACCGCCGTGATTGTGAAAGAGGTAAACCGTCTTGACCGAATTGTCCAGGGACTTTTAGATTTTGCCAGACCTTCGGTCAGTAAGTTTGAACTCGATAATCTCAATCAGATTATCGAAGAAACCTTGGTTTTAATCGAAAAGTCGGCCTTTAAGGACCGGATTGAATTGCAGAAGGACTATGGCGAGAATGTCCTGGCGGAAGTTGATAAGGATCAAATTAAACAGATTTTGCTGAATATGTTCATCAACGCCGGTCAATCCATTCAGGATCAAGGAACGATCAGAATTGTCACCCGGCGGGAAGGGGAGCAGGTCGCTATCCGGATTATTGACTCCGGCATGGGAATTTCTCAGGCTATTATCGATAAGCTGTTTGACCCCTTCTTTACCACCAAAGAGAAGGGTACGGGGTTAGGCTTGGCAATCGCCCATCAATTGATTGAACTCCACGGCGGAAAAATTGAAGTCTGCAGCCGGCCAAACTCAGGGGCAGAATTCAAACTTATTTTACCGATTCGACAAGGGGGTGTTATAAGTGTCTGAGTCCAAAGGCTCAATCCTGGTTGCTGACGATGAAGAAAGTGTACGCAATTTGACCAGCCGGGTCTTGAGCAAAATGAATTACACGGTTACCACTGCAAGCAACGGCGAAGAAGTTTTGGACAAAGTTAGAAACTGCAGTTTTGACCTCCTGATCATGGACATCCGGATGCCTAAATTAGACGGAATGGAAGCGTTCAAGACACTGCGCATCAACTATCCCGGACTGCCCATTATTATGATGACAGCCTTTAGTACGGTAGAAACAACGCTTGAGGCTATGCGTCTGGGCGCTTTTGATTACCTGACAAAACCCTTTGATATTTCGGAAGTAAAAACCGCGGTCGAAAAAGCTTTTTCCTCCCGACTGGAGAACGATGTCCAGAGTGATACCCCTAAACAAGCAAGCGGTTTGCAGATAGATGCCTTTGTCGGGTCCAGTCCTCTCATGCAGGAAGTGTTTAAGACGATTGGAAGGGTAAGCGTGAGTAATTCATCGGTTTTAATCCAGGGAGAAAGCGGGACAGGCAAAGAGTTGGTGGCCCGTACCCTGCATCAATACAGTAATCGCAAAAACAAACCGTTTGTGACGGTTAATTGCGGCGCGATTCCGGAGGGAATTCTGGAAAGTGAGTTTTTCGGGCATGAAAAAGGAGCGTTCACAGGTGCTCACAGCCGGAAAATCGGGAAATTTGAATTTGCCGACGGCGGCACTATCTTCCTCGATGAAATTGGAGAAATGAGCCCGATGCTGCAAGTTAAGCTCCTGCGGGCTCTGCAGGAAAGAGAATTTGAAAGGATTGGCGGCAACGAAAAAATAGCGGTGGATGTCCGGGTGGTTGCGGCCAGCAACAGAAACTTGCGCGAAAGCATTAAGGAAAAAACCTTTCGGGCCGATCTGTTCTATCGTTTAAATGTCGTCTCGATTTTCATACCCCCCTTGCGTGAAAGGAAAGAAGATATCCCTTTGCTCGCCGCTTATTTCCGAGATAAATTCTGCGCTAAGCTTGGCAAACAGCCCAAAAGGATCTCTCAGGAGGTAATTGAGGTATTACAGAATTATGATTGGCCAGGGAATGTACGGGAACTGGAAAATATCATTGAGTATGCGATTGTCATGGGGAATGGACAAGTTATCTTAGCTGAGGACCTTCCCCTGGAAATAGCCACGGCCACAAAATCTCAGTTTTCCGATAAGGAGGGAAAGCCGGAGACACTGCGGGCCATGGTAAAATCTCTTGAAAAAGGCGCCATTGCCGCTGCCTTGCAAAAGACTGGGGGAAATAAACTGCAGACTTCCAAGGTATTAGGTATCAGCAGACGGGCTTTACAATACAAGATTGAAGAATATGGCATAGAATAGAGAGATAGCGATGAATAAGAATAATTTCTGCTTTAACCCATTACCTGAGCGGAAAATAACTGAACGAGAAGTGACTGAGAGAAAATTGCCCGGCCGGAAATTCGGATTTTTACTGTCCGGAAATATTACCCGCCAGCAATGGCTGGTTCTTCTGGCTGCATTTATTGGCTGGGTTTTTGACTCTATGGACTCCACCATTTACGCCATGGTCCTGCCCTCATCCTTAAAAGACCTTTTGGGAACTACAGCCAATAAAGCGGATATAGCCTCACACGGAGGAATTATTTTAGCGATTTTTTTAGTGGGATGGGCAATTGGGGGGACTCTATTCGGTACGCTGGCAGACTACTTTGGACGCAGCAGGACTCTGGCTATCTCCATTCTCTTTTATGCAGTCTTCACGGGCGTGGCAGCCTTATCTCAAAGCTGGGAACAGCTAGCCGTTTTTCGCTTCCTGACGGCGCTGGGCATCGGCGGCGAGTGGTCTGCGGGCTCCGCTTTAGTCGCTGAATCCTTTTCGGATAAATATCGGACAAAAGTGCTTAGTCTGATGCAAAGCGCCTGGGGTGTGGGCTTTTTCCTCGCGGCCCTGGTCAATTTATTTATTGTCCCACTGGCGAGTGCTCACCAATTTACTCCCTGGAGGGCCGTTTTGATTATCGGTATTTTCCCGGCGATCTTTGCAGCCTTTATCCGGGAAAAGGTCCAGGAACCTGAGAAGTGGCTAGAGGTCAAGAAAAGACGAGAGAATATGAAAAAATCGGGAAATCCGGCAGCCGTCAGCAAAAATCTGACGGTACTTACCCTTAAGCAGATTTTTTGGCCGGATCTTCGGCGCGATACGATTGTAGGGACGCTCTTGTCCTTTTCCGCCACCTTTGGACTGTGGGCTGTAACGAACTGGACTCCAACCTTTGTCGAGGAATTATTGCATGTCCATCATCTGCCGGGAGCAGTTATTTCGGACTATAAGAGTTATGCTATTATGGCACTAAATACAGGAGCGATTCTCGGCTATGTGTTCTTTGGCCCTATTGCTGAACGTCTCGGGCGCAAGAAAGCGTTTCTGATTTTTTTCCTGGGCAGTCTCCTTTTGGCCCCGTACATTTTTTACAACGTGACAAATTTCACCACGCTGATGTTGCTTCTGCCGGTATTAGGGTTCTTCAATAACGGGATCTTCTCGGGGTTCCCGATTTATCTGGCCGAGCTTTACCCGACAAGACTGCGGGCAACCGGGCAGGGGTTTTGCTTTAATTTTGGGAGGATTTTAGCCGCTACCGGTCCGTTATTGACAGGTTTCCTGGTAAATAATTTTGGCTCCTATGCTAAAGCGGTTACCGCAGTTTCTTCGATTTACATTGTTGGGATTATTACCCTCTTGTGGGCTAAGGAAACTAAAGGTAAACCTTTGCCTGATTGAGCCGGCACTTTAGCCTCATCATACATATTCATTAAATGGGATTCTTTTCCGGACAGCGTTTGTTTAGCCGGTAGAGAGTCCTATTCTTTATTCAAAAAACATAAATAATTCAGTAATATGGTTGCTGCGTATTGATTTCTGAAATTACAGAAGAATGTGCATATTTTTTAAGCATCTAATGCCTAAAAAGTATGCACATTCTTCTGTTAATTTAACGTAAGAACCGCAAACACTCCGACTAACTCGATTGATATTAGACTATAAGTTCTTATTCTACCGCGCATTTAAGGCTATAAGTTATAAAAAAATTTATTTTGAAGTCTTGGCATGATAATTGCTATTAACATATAATTAAGAATTTTCCGCAAAATAGCAAAAATAGGGAGGAGGATAGATTTAATCATCACCGCTCTCATAGCTCGACACAGTTTTACACTGACAGAAAGTAAAGGAGATGAGTATGTTGAAGACAAAT is a window encoding:
- a CDS encoding sigma-54-dependent transcriptional regulator encodes the protein MSESKGSILVADDEESVRNLTSRVLSKMNYTVTTASNGEEVLDKVRNCSFDLLIMDIRMPKLDGMEAFKTLRINYPGLPIIMMTAFSTVETTLEAMRLGAFDYLTKPFDISEVKTAVEKAFSSRLENDVQSDTPKQASGLQIDAFVGSSPLMQEVFKTIGRVSVSNSSVLIQGESGTGKELVARTLHQYSNRKNKPFVTVNCGAIPEGILESEFFGHEKGAFTGAHSRKIGKFEFADGGTIFLDEIGEMSPMLQVKLLRALQEREFERIGGNEKIAVDVRVVAASNRNLRESIKEKTFRADLFYRLNVVSIFIPPLRERKEDIPLLAAYFRDKFCAKLGKQPKRISQEVIEVLQNYDWPGNVRELENIIEYAIVMGNGQVILAEDLPLEIATATKSQFSDKEGKPETLRAMVKSLEKGAIAAALQKTGGNKLQTSKVLGISRRALQYKIEEYGIE
- a CDS encoding ATP-binding protein, with amino-acid sequence MKFRANLILSIFLLVVTPIVITSLITMEAADKALQSQALELGHPLSREQVEIARLRENIVYIVIIGTVVSLTGAGIFTSELSRSVNKIKQGLDNLSHDANTAIDVQRGIMGEIAASINQLAANLRETRSHRDALLESSPNGIITVDKIGKIILFNPAASILTGIPPGKALGTNYQEIGLPPALIRHLEDALTRQSSDMTKEEIFSRPDGNSIAVAISISRLHDDEEIVGALAMIFDLREKRLLEAKVLRANRLAGLGELAAGIAHEIRNPFTAVKGYSQVLEDELDIDDPRREYTAVIVKEVNRLDRIVQGLLDFARPSVSKFELDNLNQIIEETLVLIEKSAFKDRIELQKDYGENVLAEVDKDQIKQILLNMFINAGQSIQDQGTIRIVTRREGEQVAIRIIDSGMGISQAIIDKLFDPFFTTKEKGTGLGLAIAHQLIELHGGKIEVCSRPNSGAEFKLILPIRQGGVISV
- a CDS encoding MFS transporter; its protein translation is MNKNNFCFNPLPERKITEREVTERKLPGRKFGFLLSGNITRQQWLVLLAAFIGWVFDSMDSTIYAMVLPSSLKDLLGTTANKADIASHGGIILAIFLVGWAIGGTLFGTLADYFGRSRTLAISILFYAVFTGVAALSQSWEQLAVFRFLTALGIGGEWSAGSALVAESFSDKYRTKVLSLMQSAWGVGFFLAALVNLFIVPLASAHQFTPWRAVLIIGIFPAIFAAFIREKVQEPEKWLEVKKRRENMKKSGNPAAVSKNLTVLTLKQIFWPDLRRDTIVGTLLSFSATFGLWAVTNWTPTFVEELLHVHHLPGAVISDYKSYAIMALNTGAILGYVFFGPIAERLGRKKAFLIFFLGSLLLAPYIFYNVTNFTTLMLLLPVLGFFNNGIFSGFPIYLAELYPTRLRATGQGFCFNFGRILAATGPLLTGFLVNNFGSYAKAVTAVSSIYIVGIITLLWAKETKGKPLPD